A genome region from Carcharodon carcharias isolate sCarCar2 chromosome 17, sCarCar2.pri, whole genome shotgun sequence includes the following:
- the naif1 gene encoding nuclear apoptosis-inducing factor 1 isoform X1: MRNQLWSVPPFRKMPDRRIRKARFKDRDLRVLIDSVMERRGDIFGEGGQPPTMQSRRQAWLFVMEKVNAVSGTRRTWEEVRKKVHDLKKSTKEKLAYNRRARQLSCGARPDIKTLTEFENDMILLFGKESFEGLDTADLGVLSRLSDQGETSGSSTTAAKQHHTPKYQISSPQAEAGTSIDTPTGGGGSVEDEEELGESLNISEDGGPILVDDERSSFEGWRPHVLGPPIEADADTDLSGPAFKRRLLEHEFSVEQSLASIHTTVEDGMVMLDQRLCALQSAIEHVATPVASAVETSLTQALDTVGSSLMNAHSAAIEVLGSKLQEAVKAGFNSLGERLQTTMAEGFQSLIEAQCSMLTQIIGQREKLASSTGIAQARPVGSHSSGGLVLSKNPTQMTASAASENLESRATQHQRPLGLMQVHQG, translated from the exons ATGAGGAACCAGCTGTGGAGCGTGCCCCCCTTCCGGAAAATGCCAGACCGCCGGATCCGCAAAGCCCGCTTCAAGGACCGGGACCTGCGCGTGCTGATCGACTCCGTCATGGAGCGGCGGGGGGACATCTTCGGTGAGGGAGGCCAGCCGCCCACCATGCAGAGCCGCCGCCAAGCGTGGCTCTTCGTCATGGAGAAAGTCAACGCCGTGTCCGGGACTCGCAGAACCTGGGAGGAGGTGCGGAAGAAGGTCCATGACCTGAAGAAAAGCACCAAG GAAAAACTCGCTTATAACAGAAGAGCACGCCAGTTATCGTGTGGCGCCCGGCCAGACATCAAAACATTGACAGAGTTTGAGAATGATATGATCCTTCTCTTTGGGAAAGAAAGCTTTGAAGGCCTTGATACAGCAGATCTTGGTGTTCTGTCAAGACTCAGTG ACCAAGGAGAAACAAGTGGATCATCAACTACAGCTGCAAAACAGCACCATACACCTAAGTACCAAATATCATCACCCCAagctgaagcaggcaccagcatagATACACCCACTGGAGGAGGTGGTAGTGTTGAGGATGAGGAGGAACTGGGTGAGTCACTGAACATTAGTGAGGATGGGGGACCAATATTGGTAGATGATGAGAGGTCATCCTTTGAAGGGTGGAGGCCCCATGTGTTGGGTCCTCCAATTGAGGCAGATGCAGATACAGATCTCAGTGGGCCTGCTTTCAAACGGAGACTGTTAGAACATGAGTTCAGCGTTGAACAGTCACTTGCCTCCATACATACAACAGTGGAAGATGGCATGGTTATGTTGGACCAACGGTTGTGTGCATTGCAGTCAGCTATTGAGCACGTGGCAACACCGGTGGCATCTGCAGTGGAGACCTCACTTACTCAGGCCTTGGACACAGTCGGGTCATCGCTCATGAATGCTCATTCGGCTGCTATAGAAGTTTTGGGGTCAAAGCTCCAAGAAGCTGTCAAGGCAGGCTTCAATTCACTTGGAGAGCGCTTGCAGACAACCATGGCTGAGGGATTCCAAAGTCTCATAGAAGCGCAGTGCTCTATGCTCACTCAGATTATTGGTCAGCGTGAAAAGCTGGCCTCCTCTACTGGAATAGCGCAGGCTCGTCCAGTTGGCAGTCATTCTAGCGGGGGCTTGGTGCTATCAAAAAATCCCACAcagatgactgcaagtgctgcctctGAAAATCTGGAGTCCAGAGCGACTCAGCATCAGAGGCCTCTGGGACTGATGCAGGTGCATCAGGGTTAG